The Oryza sativa Japonica Group chromosome 11, ASM3414082v1 DNA window attggctatcctgaaagatcaaaaggctatcgtttctactgtccaaacagttatacaaagtttgtagaaacgagacacgccgtcttcttggaagacgaaatgattagggagagctcggtagttcgagaaattgatcttgaggagaggcgggtgtctgtacccgctccgtcgactcaggaacctttcttctctctacctgctgATGTTGTGCCTGCAATACCTGTCATTGAGGTACTGGCACCTGTTGTTACCtctcctgtggcaacaatgaatgaaAATGATAAACCTGTTAtacaggattcaacagaaatGGTTGCCACACTAGGAGGAGCTGCAACAGCCTCAAATAGATAATGTGCTAGTACAGGAGACTCAACAAGAGCCTCAGGTACAGGATGTGCCAAATGTGCAGGCCCCTAGAAGGTCTGAAAGAGTCAAAAGATCGGTTATCCGTGATGACTATAAAGTTTATAATATAGAAGAGtcgcatatggaggatgatcacacctcatatgaagaggccatgagaagcgctcgctcatctgaatggttggaagtcatgaaagatgaaatgaaattaATGAAACTAAACAATGtttgggatttagaagaaattcctaaaggagacaaaacagtaggctgtaagtgggtctacaaaaccaaatatgactccagagggaatatagaaaagtttaaagcgcgacttgtggcaaaaggcttcacgcaacgagaagggattgattacaatgagacattttctccagtctcttgtaaagattccttcaggattataatggcactagtggcacattatgatttggaattacatcagatggatgtaaaaacgacatttctaaatggagatttggaggaaaaagtatacatggcgCAACCGAAAGGTTTTGTCATGAAAGGAAACGGAAATATGGGATGTCGTctaaagagatccatttatgAATTAAAGCAAGCTTCGAGACAGtggtacttgaagtttgatgggacaataaagaaatttgggtttcaagagaatgtcgaggacaactgtatttattcaaagtttaagaatgggagatttattttcctaattctgtatgtggatgacattctactggctagtagtgatgtcagtctactgcaggaaacaaagaaatttttgtcctcaaactttgacatgaaagacctcggtgaggcttcatatgttttgggcatagagattcaccgagatagaacaaagtatgcattgggactttctcaaaagacatatatagaaaaggtgttgaagaaattcaatatgtacagatgcagtgctacacctgctcctatagTCAAAGGGgaaaagtatggggcatcgcaatgtcccagaaatcagtatgagctcaatgaaatgaaaacaaagccatatgcgtCAGCTATAGGAAGCCTAGAGTACgcgcaagtgtgcacacgacCTAACTTGGCATTTGTTATTGGGTTACTTGGCAGATTTCAGAGTAATCTAGGCCCAGAGCACTGGAAATTGGTAAAGAAAGTCTTGCATTATTTTCAaggaacaaaaggcctcatgCTGTCTTATAGAAGATCAGAATCGCTTCAGATTATGGGGTATTCAGATTCTGATTttacaaaagataatacaaagtcaaCATCGGGATATGTGTTCACCCTGGCAggaggagctatttcatggaaaagctcaaaacagactatcactgcagggtctactatgtatgccgagtttatagcatgctatgaggcaacggggcaggtgaactggctaaagaagttcatactcagtttaaaggtggttgacagtattgagaaaccactaaagttatactgcgacAACGAACCCGCAGTAATGTACGCTCACAGCAatcagtcaagtggtgctgccaaacacattgacataaagtactatgttgtgaaggacaaagtccgggatcaaacaatcagtctcgagcacattagaacagaaaggatgctcgcggatccactcacgaaaggcctaccacccaacgtgttcaaggaacatgtagccggcatgggtttaagggaagccttatgaatcctggactacAGGGCCCAAAAGTAAAGTATAtgtttctgaatagagatgtgtatagtggctgtcgaatccatcggTGATTGACTgtgacgatgaaacatgctctattcacaaatctgtgatggaatagaaaaagctaaaagaaatagtgagatcaagggggagaatgttagatagATCTCCCACCCATCGGGCCCAATGGCATAACGGACCttgaccgcgccctgatcgggggcatccagcccaatggctggtgggcccccgtcacactgcgccatataaaagagAGGTGGAGGCCAGCACGGCACAAGGGACGagattcaccgccgccgccaactccaccctacaaaccctaatccgatcgagagggggcgcagccagtgacgggaaacgccaccgccgcgccatgaCCTCGCCGGGATCGCCCACGACCACCGCTGCTgcagccgtcatcgccgtcgacctcaccggcgccgcatccACGACAACCGAgcgccaacgacgacgatggccggcacttcttcatcctccaacacctcaaccggtcggtcTATCTAAACCCTCTCCCGTTTTCAATCTCTATAGTTCAAACATCAAtcccaaatagaaccacccgactacatctaacctaggtgatcctagaGCAAAGTCTAACAGTTTCCACCAGTCATATAAGCCTGATATGAAGAAAGCATGAGATGCAGGACTGTAAAGAGAACTGAGAAATCAATTTGAGGAGTAGTATCAGCAGGAGGAGATTTGGCTGCTGCCACCCATGTCGAGTTTCACCTGTTGGTTACCGCGTGCTTGTAGGCGCTCGATGCGGCACAGATCTTGCAGAACCAAGTTCGCGTGGGATGGAGAAAGAGACGGTATGGCGGCGACAGTGGACATCGAACTTGCAAGAAGGTGGCAGCAGCCGCTGCTAGCTCGCTGGGAAGACGATGACGGTAACCACTGGCTCCGCACGGCGGCAGCAACGGCTGGCTCAACGAGCTTGAGAGGAAGGCAGCGGCTCCGGCTTCGCGAGCTCGAGGGGAAGGCGGCAGCTGGCCACAGGCTCCATGAGACCATGAGCAGGCGTCGGAGGATTTCTGGGAGGGGAAAACGTGagacaaaggaaaaaagaatgaCCAGACAACCATCGTCGCCGAGCCGTGGTTGTCTTCGTCGCAGTCGTGGCCGAGCCTACgcagggtggtggcggcggcctgcTGACCCCGTctgggcagcggcggctctcacccctcTTTAGGGCATCGGATCCGCTGGTACCGGCGGTTCTCATTCCTTTCTCTGGGCTGCCGGATccgccggcgaggagaacgGGGTCACTGGATCCGGCGGCCCCGGCCTCCTCACGGGGAGATCCGGCGACTCGTTGGTAGGGAGCGGCAATGGTGGCATGGCGAGTAGGTTGAGGGAGTGGAGGAGAAGGGAGGCTGCAATGGCGGCACGACGAGTAGGTTgagggagtggaggaggagggagctgcggcggcgacgacgcacgCGAGGGAAGGAGGACGGTGAGGCTGCGGCGCGATTGGAGGAGGTGGGCAAGGCGGCGTGCGTGGGGAGGAGAGgacgggcggctagggtttgtaCTGGCTGAAGAATCCAGACCATCCGTTTCCAATCCAACGATCTGACGATGGTGGAAGGGTAGTCATGCTGGGACACGTGGACGGTCAAATCGGCCTTAGCTTGTGATCCGACGGGCCACGTTAACGGGGATGTACACGCTATTAGCGGAAAGAGCAAgggtttttctgaaaaaaaaatgatgacgTGGCGCCCTAATCCTCAGCCATTCCCACGGCTTTTAAGTAAACAAATTGCTCATGTTCATGTACTTGATTCCATCATCTTCAGAATGTGTTTTAGGTTCTCCCTTTTCTCCCTGTAATGCATTGGCGCAGCTAGTTTGAAATTATGAATGTTAGTACCTGACGTCCCTGTACTGCATTTGTGCAGATAGTTACCTGACAATGTTCTACTAACTGAATAGCAATGTGCTGTACTTGACAAAAGAAAAGCCTCAAACCTGTTCTAAGCAAatgagggggtgtttagatcaggggtgtaaagtttttgcgTGTTACATCGGATGTTTCATGGGATGTGGCATGGGGTGTTCGGATACTAgtgacaaaactaattacagaactcgcaagtaaaccacgagacgaatttattaagcctaattaatccgtcattagcaatgtttactgtagcaccatattgtcaaatcatggagcaattaggcttaaaagattcgtctcgcaaaatagtcgcaaactgtacaattagttattttttagactatatttaatactttatgcaggtgttcaaacgttcaatgtgatagggtgtaaaattttggggtggatctaaacaggctctggaaaagaaaaagaaaaagaaagagaaaactacCATGATGGATAGCACAATGTTACCTAGAAGAGGCCCGTGGTCACATTAAAAGTCAGTGCTGCTACAGGGAGAAACTATTCTAACTTTTGAGGGGACAGCCACTGGTGTCTAAACCCAAGCTTCTGCATTCTACTCGACGCTTCAGAAAACAAAATTTGATATGTTTTCTAAAGTCAGGGAGACCAAATACTATTCGAGGGTTGTGAGTGTAGTGTTGCATGTGTAGTGGTGTATGCGTGTGTCTGCTGTgtaatctcaaaaaaaaattactatgaAGAAATCCAAGGTTTGAAGTTGTCATTTGCTATTCCTTGATTCATTAGCAGGGTGACTTTCCACCCTTATTTGGATAATGCCCAGCATCGGTCGACCGGGGGAGGTGGGAAAATCGgtcgctcctcctcccccatgtgcgcacctgtttgggccaacccacttctccctccccttTTTTCACAAAAGATGTTTCACCCAGTGTAcctacaatgtttcactatttatagatttaatgttgcagtgaattaaaatattcttttgcaacaaaaaacccacatattttagaaactctctattaagggaatttggtttattttttatttcaccaaaaatgtttcacctagtgtactcacaatgtttcactatgtatagatctaatgttgcagtgaacgaaacattccattgcaaaaaaaaaccacatattttggaaaccccctattaaggaaatttggtttattttttgttccaccgaaaaatgtttcacctagtgtactcacaatgtttcactatgtataaatctaatgttgcagtgaactgaaatattttttcgctatttgctgaaacatggtttttatataaggtgaaacaacacccgatttaaacgagtgaaacatttttaatctacttagtgaaacaattccgatatacctggtggaacatcgcgCAACATTTaataataattcaataataagctaatttttttcattggaatatatccatgtgtggtcttgttttgaatatttaattgcaacgaatttaatggtacaatcggatcatgatttggataagtaatttaagagacaaatcagtttaaagtagtttttgcATGTAGCGCCCGATTTTAACCTCCTCCCATCGGGCGCCCGAGCGGGAGTCGCGTCCCACTGATTTAGGTTCAAAAACATTGTCAAGAAGTATCAAATATCAAGAAAAAGGATGCATGGTGAGGGGGAGAACCAAAGGTGAGATCGGTAAACACGAACGGCTATGGTCATGATCTGGGGACAGGTAAAGATCTTACTCCTATTTTGCTGTAATAATGTGTGAAAAAATTGTTAACAACTGTTATTGTCTATTTAACTGTTATATCACCTCCTAACTTAATCTTTTACCCCTTGCAAAGCTTAACATTCTCTAGTGTGATCATACAAAGATTATGTCCTCCATCATTGTGATGTAAAAAGTTTGATGGAGTGTCCAGCTTTCAATAGTTGTGATAAGTTTGAATTGTCCATCTTTTTCTGTAAGTGATCAAAGCCAGATGGACGGAGTTGTTGATATCCCTACAAACTATAACTCTTATATATTGCATGTGGGGGACTGGAGAATATAATTGCCAACATCATGTACAAAATATGGCATCACAAGTAGTAAACGAAATCATCTTCCACAAAGAAGAATAAAATTCATAGGGAGCTGCCACAATGCTCTCTGTcataacataaatataaaatattagaaGATGTCTTTGCACATTAGATGCAAACAAACAAGAATGTTATCATTAGTAGCGCATAAGACAtacataaatattatttttcccATATATCCTTTTATTacacatctatctatctatctatctatctatctatctatctatctattatctatcttctattatatactaaaagtccattaaacttcatataaacgctctcaagctgaCATGTGGCATCCTCAAAACGTTCTCAAGCCGCCACATGGCACAACAAGATAAATCAGGACCCACATTTGCAGCCCCGTACGATGCATGGTGTATTTGTGTGTATAGAAAGCGAGGACCCACATGTTCAGCCCAGCACGATGCATCCATCTCACGTAGATTAGTTTGATACTTTCGTATAAGATATCAAATCTATCTCTTAGCAAAAGCAAGCTAGATTAGTTACTCCTACGGGACTAGCAAATTATATCTCCTACATACAAGACGCTGTTAGTAAATTATATATCCTACGTAGCTCAATGATAAAATTTGGATTTACAATTAAAattcatatttttcatcaatggACAGATTCAAAATATTCACAATCCTAACGCCACAAAAATTTTAACAATTTATATAAGGTGCCTGTTGTTTTAAAAAGTTGAATAGATCcatcatttttcaagtttgtaataattaaaatcaaataatcaTGTCCTAATTGTTTTCTACACACCCTAATTTTATCTTTATatatttctattatatactaaaagtccattaaacctcctacaaacgctcccaaGCCGTCATGTGGCCGCCTAAAAATACTCCCAAGCCGCCACGTGGTATTCTAATAAAATTGAGAAATCTGGTCATCGATTTTTCTTTAAATCGGTGAACCGATTATTTTAGAATGTTAGATGtatctttaaaaaaaccaaaacctaTAAACGTCCGCACCTCCGTGCAGCACACACGTATTGTACGCTACCTCtgttcctttctctttttttttcatcctaatcacaattaaacttaaaattaaacttaaaacaTTCAACCATTGGTTTCTACTTAAATCGATGGATACATTATTTTACGTTtgttattagatttatttttttaaaaaaatcccaAACAATTAGGACATTAAAGTACATAAATACTTTACTAAGCTGCTACTAATCTCGCTTAAATTACAGAAAATCCTAATAaatcggaaaaaaaataaaacatcctaCCATTAGTTTTAACTTAAACATCAACACATTATTTCAGATCATTAGAtagatcaatttttttaaaaaagacatcCCAACTTTCCCTCCATCCCTATTCCTGTGCGGTGTGCGGCATTACTTTTCTCTACTTTTTCTATCTCtataacaattaaaattaaaattatctttatGGACAAAGAAAaggccatgatttttttttaccttgaagAAAAGAGCACAATTGAACCTCCACATATTAGGTCTAGCCAGCTATCCCTATGCCCCTTATGATTTGTTTGaattaccatattttttatGTGAGATCAATAATTTAATACATATTGACTATATTTTGCTAACAAAAATTTACATTCTGGACCCACATCCATATTAAGGACTCcactaaataaaagaaaattctaaaatttctcactaaaattcaaaatatccCACCTTAAATTTTCATAAAACTGGTAGGCCCAGTACTTATATTCCGTTAAACATCTAATGACTTTCCATctacttaattatttttctcTAAGCATGTATATAAGAGCTATTTACCTATACAATTTGATATTGATCTTTTATCAATAAATGATATTTTaagagataaataaataatcttaAGATGATCATAAcatctaaattatatatgtgATATATGAAGTCGCGTGACCAATCGAATATCATATTGATCATACTAAGCACATATTGGCTACACCAAGGAATCCTAACAGTGAAATAACCATGTTGTGGCCTTAGCAATATATAAGTTAATTCCATATAGGAATTAAAAAATGTCAATTTAAACTTGCTATGGTACatcatgaattcctagcatttAGCATAGAACAATCTAGAAATGTGTATTTGTTACATGACACTTCAGTTTAGTGgtaatttgctaaaaaaaacttcAGTTTAGAATGTTATCATTAGTAGCGCATAAGACAtacataaatattatttttcccATATATCCTTTTATTACACATTACTACTAAATATCTTTCTCATAACTAACAATCAGAGCCACAGATAAGAGGTTGGATGAAGGAAAACATCTTCTCCCTAATTGTGTGATGCTGAAATCATCTTCCTGGGGTTCGGTATAAGCCATATAGGGACTGGCCAGTTGGACCAAAGCTCCGGAGATACTATCGGCTCGATGGTATCATTTTCCAAGTCGAGGACTCCAGTATCGCGGCGGTTCTTCTTACACCTAAATAGATATAAGCTATCATCTTCTGTAAAGTAGATATGATTTGGCTTCAACTGTGGATATACATCAGCATTTAGACAAAGAGTTTGATTATACCCAAGAAACAACACACTGTTACCTAAGCTGTTTATGTCCACAAGCATTTTTGCAGAAAAATCCACTTTAAATACTTTAATCATGTTGGTATTTACCACAAGTGAATCAGTGTTTGGCTCGGGCTCCAAatcatcctcatcctcatcctcatctgACTCAGGCTTCAAACCATCTCCAGCCCTCCAATTCTCATGTTCTGATGCATGTTCCAAATCATCCTCGTACTTGTCTAACTCAAATTGTAGAACATCTCCATCCGTCTGATCCACATAATCGTCAATCCAATTCTTATGGTCTGATCCATGTTCTGAATCATCTCCATCTGTCTGATCCACGTAATAATCGTCGCGATTTGTGGCCAATGACCTCCaaatttgcaacaaatcaccagAGGGAGCTCGAGCAAAGTACATGTTCTCCTCGATGTATGCCTTTACATCCTCCAGAACCACCTTTTGAGTTACCGTAGGGGCACTGAGATCAAACGCATGGACTTCTCCTGCTGAATTGAGTGCATAAAGCAAGCCATCCTCAAACAAACAATCCATGAAATCAGTGTGAGGAGGCAGCCAAGTCCATTTATCACTCCCTGCTCTTGCAAATGAAAGTTGCGCTAGCGGATAATGGATGAGCGCTACAAAGTAGTCCCCCATGGATGGATCAGATGACAGAAATGCCtttttaaatatgtatttcCGAAGCAACCTAAGAGAATATGTTGAGGGTTCAGCCCAATTGTGCTGACCGCCAACATGACATGGGTACTCGTACTTGTGAACAACGCCGGCGTCATCGTAGACAGGCTTTACCGGCTTAATGGTGGTGACCGTAGGCAAGTTGATCTAGTCACCTGTGATGGGGTTAACGAGATGCAGCTCAGATCTCTCGTCTGCCGTGATGATCCAACCATGAGAGGACCCGATTATATACCTGCTACGGATAGGTGGATCTGGCATGGTTAACTTGTATGCCCTCTTCTCCGCGAGGCTGTAGAGGCATGCCACATTCTCACCAGCAGATTCAGAGGTGTAGAGCAGGCATGGCGTCTGAGCCTGCCTGTAGCCTCCAAGTTTGCATAGACTGATATACGAAGCGCGCCATGAGGAGCACACCGAGCCAGCACGAACGAGGTCAGGGACCTCCAGGAGGGCAAAGATCTCCATCAGCACATCCTGCGGCAGCTCCGGTGAATTTCCTGCCTTGGCTTCTTTCAAGAATTTCTCTGCAAAACTTGGGAAAACTTTGGAGATTGTACAGCCCATATTGCCTGTTAAAAAGAACCTGGCTCTTGGATGTCTTGCTATCCTGGAATGATTTCTGAAGAAAAGACTCCAATGTGACCTGATCGCTCTGAATTTATAGCTCCCCAACCCGAGCAGGACGAGGAAATCTCACCAACTTCAGTGGTTAAATGAGAACATGGGCAGATTTCCGTGTAAACTCTGGATCAGAATCGGACTTGCAAAAGTTGGCAaatcttcagagttcagagtttGTACAGTAAAACCCTGGCTCTTGGCTCTTGCAATCCTGGAAGAACTAGTTCTGTTGTGATTTCTGAAGAGAAACTCGCAATCTTGGAAGCAACGTGACCTGATCCCCCTATATTTATAGCTCCCCAATCCGAGCAGGAGGGAATCCGACCAAACATCAGTGCTTGCGTCAGAACAGAATTCCATCTAAACTCTGGATCGGAATAGGACTCTGACTCAAACGGAATACGATTCCATCTCGTGAAGACGGAAGACGGAAGCGTGGTCGCGTTCGTCGCCACCGTATTTTTATCCAGTTTCCAATGATCTGaacgaaaaaaattaaatgtctCGAGCGGAAAAGCAAATCAAAAGGTCAGCGCTGACCGCTGATCATGACAATAGGTGTGAAGACCGAGGTCTCCTTCGTTCCTCGCACGAACAAAACATCCTGTGGTTGCATGATACTCCCCCAGCATGAGAAAAAGAAGATGACGAAGAAAAGATaagcatgagaaaaaaaaagataaagtaaaagagaaaaaagaggaaGAACTAAGGTGTCGATAAAAATGCAACCGCGTCTGCGAGGAAGAGAAAAGATGAAGCATgagaaaaagaagatgaagcaAAAGAGAAGAAAGCGGAAGAAGCATCGTCATTACGAATCAGACGAACCGGGGACTTGCTCCCAAAGTTCTCCAGGAAGCATTGGAGACAGATGGTATGATTCTTCTTGCATTTGGCGTTTGCTTCCTTGAAAGACATTTGCTTGATCTTGAGGCTGTCTTTACACATGACTTCTCTTCGGGACACCCAAGAAGATCGAAAAGAAGGATGCGACAGCACAAGGTCGTGGTCGTCGAGGCGGCGCTGCTACCGCATATCCACGGGGAAGTCGCCATTGCTGTGCTTGGTCCGCAGCGGCTTCTTGATCCCCTCCTTCCCGGAGGGCTACTTGATGGCCTCCTCGTCATGGGCCTTGGTGGAGGTTGACGCAGAGGCGCCACCTCCCCACCACGagctgagccgccgccgccgccggtgaagcAGATCGCGTCTGTGGGTGGCGTGGGGTTCCCCATCAACGGATCGAGGTGCAGACGCAGCTGCTCATGGcgaacggcgcggcggcgccgggttcGCGGCCGACGCCTTTTCGTCCGGGGACGAGATCGACGAGGATGCCGTGGTGGAGCTCGGCGAGGCGGATCCCGTCAGCAGGAAGCGGcgcaaggagaaggagaagaagaagcggcGCAAGGAGAAGAGGAAGCAGCGGAAGTGGGCGCCGCCCGACAAGGACGAGGTACGCGTGGGCCTTTCTACTTATCACTCGTGCTCTACTTATCTCTTTATTTAGTTCACCTTCCCATGCCAGAATTGAGTTGGATTGTGAGCTGTGCTTGAACCGAatattaggccttgtttaggcATCCCACCCCAAAACTTTTCGCCTGTTAGAtagaacgtttgaacacctacgTAAAGTATTATatataggcttaaaaaaataattaattgtacagattgcgactaatttatgaaacgaatctttttagcctaattgctctatgatttaacaatgtggtgctacagtaaatatttgctaatgacgaattaattaggcttaataaattcgtctcgcagtttactaaCGGATTCTCGCGGTTTGATTAGCcctaagtgctatagtaacccatatgtgctaatgacggattaattagacttaataaatctGTTTCACGGTTTCCAGACAAgtttgaaattagttttttcattcgtatctgaaaaccccttccgacatctggtcactactggagaaaccatctttgcttGGTTGACCAAAAACTACACTAGTCTCGGTAGAGAAGGCGGAGACGttggcgagcggcgggagctcaacggcggcggcgacatcctGTCGGCGACGGAGCACTTCAACGATGCGTACTCCATCGGCAAGGGGAGCTTCGGGACCGTGTACAGCGCCGACCTCGGCGGCGGGCGCACCGACCTCGGCATGAAGCGGCTAGACGCATCAGAGACCGGCGACGCGTGCTGCGGTAGCTGATGCCGGTGAGCGTCACTACGTAGAACGTCGGCACCGAGGGGATGCGACGCATCGGTGTGAACGAGAAGCCAAACGCTGTgttgctgctgttgggcgtGCCGAGGGCGATAAAAAGCATCGTGTTGCTGTCGAAGAAGATCatagaaagagaggaagaagaacagagaaagagagatagaCAAGTGGACCcatgggcaaacttgtctttaaccaAAGTTTCTCTCCCCGTTTTcattgaaaaataataaaataatagaagAAGTGTctagcagctaattaccactttttaCAGTATCCATgagcaaatacacgatcttcgggtgtctcacagcaaagaCCACAATCTTTGAGTGTCCTGTACCAAATTTTGCCTAAATAAATAAGTTCTGAATGACTATATACCTATTAatgaataaaaatatattttattatacaATTGATTGCTCGGTTCACACCATCATATTCACCGATTATTAATACTAActgtccattaaacttcctataaactcTCTTAAGTTGTCACGTGGCATCCTCACAAACGCTCTTAGGCTGCCATgtgacgctctaataaattatagaaaattctaaaaaaacaaaatatctaaCCCTTAATATTCACTTAAATTAGTGTGTCCAATATTACATAACTACTATTAGGAGTGTATTCGAGCGCTAAACATACATCAGCCCaggcccaccccaccccacgtcCCGTCATCCCACTTCTACCGTTGTCGGAGTAAACAATTTACTCCTATCGTGCGCCTCTACCTCCCATCTTTACtcgagtaaacgatttacttcaataataaaaacaactttCCTGCTTCCGATCCCACACCACGTCCCATATCGTGCTCCCACCATTAtcggagtaaatgatttacttcgataaaaacaacttctctgcttccggtatatattctatttttcccgtacccaaccaaccactctcgaccccacttcattttttttctttttttcggaTCTGAATCGATCCACCATCTCAGTCCACAGATCAGTGACAcaccatggaggaggacgatgacacCGTGGCGGTTGATGGCGGTGGCCGGTGGTGGTTGAGGCGACGGCACTACTTCGGGCCTCGCTGTCGGACGCTGGGCAGCACCTTAACCAAGAAGGAGGTATTCACCTGGACCAATAGCAACAACCAACAGCTGCTCCACGTCAGCGATATTGATAGAACAAGCAAGTAAGGAAATGATACTCTGATTTGCATCTACATACTCTCCTTCAACTTCGTGCATGAAgccccaatatttttttttgcaaatcaaattaacgTGCAATCTCCAATATTACCTGATCTCAATTGATGGGCTGCACAATTCATACATTTGCACATCGTGCTCCATGTGGCTGGCTGCAGAGGATAGGGTAGAGTCCGCCGGTGATGGAAattgtttgctatttttcttttgctcgtcATCTCCATTGACATGAAGGAG harbors:
- the LOC107278577 gene encoding LOW QUALITY PROTEIN: F-box only protein 7 (The sequence of the model RefSeq protein was modified relative to this genomic sequence to represent the inferred CDS: substituted 1 base at 1 genomic stop codon); this encodes MGCTISKVFPSFAEKFLKEAKAGNSPELPQDVLMEIFALLEVPDLVRAGSVCSSWRASYISLCKLGGYRQAQTPCLLYTSESAGENVACLYSLAEKRAYKLTMPDPPIRSRYIIGSSHGWIITADERSELHLVNPITGDXINLPTVTTIKPVKPVYDDAGVVHKYEYPCHVGGQHNWAEPSTYSLRLLRKYIFKKAFLSSDPSMGDYFVALIHYPLAQLSFARAGSDKWTWLPPHTDFMDCLFEDGLLYALNSAGEVHAFDLSAPTVTQKVVLEDVKAYIEENMYFARAPSGDLLQIWRSLATNRDDYYVDQTDGDDSEHGSDHKNWIDDYVDQTDGDVLQFELDKYEDDLEHASEHENWRAGDGLKPESDEDEDEDDLEPEPNTDSLVV